GACCAGAAAGTATTAATTTTGTCAGTGCTGAAGATAGCCCCAATGGCAATCCTTTATTATTAGTAGGTAATGAGGTAAGTGGTACTACTACTGTGTATGAAGTAGAAGCGCCTGAAACCTTCACATTACAACTACTTCACGCCTCCGATCAAGAAGCTGGTATTTCAGCCTTACAACAAGATGCTATCGGTTTTTCTGCCGTCATGAATGCCTTAGAAGGGCGCTATGAAAATACTCTCAAACTAACTTCTGGAGATTTATTCATCGCTGGACCTTTCTTTAATGCTAGTTTTGATATTTATGGAAGACAAGGCATTGCAGACATCTTAGTTCAAAATGCTTTAGGTTGGGATGCCGCCGCTGTTGGTAATCACGAGTTTGATGCTGGACCGGGTGCTTTTTTCAATGCTATCGCATCCAACCCTAGTATTCAAGGAGTGGGAATTGATCCCAATACAGGCTATGCTGGTGCATTATTCCCTTACTTATCTACTAACTTAGACTATTCTACCGATAGCTCTAACTTGAAAAATTTAGTAGTCGAATCTGGTCAAGCGCCCTTACCCAATAGCTTAACGGAAAGTGTTGTTATCGATGTCAATGGTGAACAAGTGGGAGTAATTGGTGCAGTTGTGCCTTATCTGCCTCAAATCGCTAATATTGGTGGTATCACCATGTTAACTGATCCTACCAGTCGAGACATTGAGGTTAACGCCCAAAATTTAGCCGATAATATTCAACCCTTTGTAGATGAATTAATGAGTCAAGGTATCAATAAAATTGTCTTGATGACTCACTTACAAGAATTTGAGATGGAACAGGCTTTGGCAACTAAACTCACTGGCGTTGATATTATCATGGGCGGTGGTTCTCATCGTGTCATGGCTAATGATGATGATATTTTGCGTGAAGATGAAACTCAAGTTCCTCCTGAGTTGTTGCAACCTTATCCTCAAGTATTCCAAGATGCTGATGGTAATGATGTTTATTTAATCAATACAGCTTCTAATTATCGTTACTTAGGGCAGTTAATTGTCGAATTTGATTCCGAAGGTCAAGTTATTGAAATCGGCGATGATAGCGGTACTTTTGCCACGGATATTGCTGGGGTTGATCGACTTTATGACGCAGATATCACTACTTTTGAGCAAGTCAAAGAAGTAGCTAATCCAGACTTAGTAGCGGTTGTGGATAATATTGGTGATTTTATTAATGGCAAAGATGCCACCACCTTTGGTAATTCAGAAGTATGGCTCAATGGTTTTCGTTCTAGTGTGCGTACGGAAGAAACTAACCTCGGTAATTTAACAGCCGATGCTAACCTCTGGTATGCCCGACAATACGGTTTAGAAGTGGATATTTCCGTGAAAAATGGTGGCGGTATCCGAGATCAAATTGGCGTATCCTTCATTGATGGTGGCACAAACGAGTTAATTCAATTACCTCCCCAAGCCAATCCTGCCGTAGGCAAAGAAGAAGGGGATATTTCTGTCTTAGACCTTGAAAATTCTTTACGTTTTGATAATAAACTCTCTGTGGCTGATATTTCTGCCCAAGGCATCAAAGATTTAGCAGAGCATTTTGTGGCACGATGGGCGCCGGGTGTAACCCCTGGACAATTCGGACAAATTGGCGGTTTTAGCTTCAGTTTCGATCCTGATAATACGGCTATTGAGTTTACCCGTGATGCTAATGGTCTTGCTACTGGTGTTGCGGTGGAGGGTGAAAGAATCCAAAATCTCGTCTTAAACCGTGAAGATGGCACGAAAGAAGCAATCGTTGTCAACGGTGAATTAGTAGTTGATCCGAATGCCACTTATAAGATGGTAATTCTGGATTTCTTAGAGGGTGGGGGTGATGGCTACCCTGTTTTCTATTTTAGCAATATCGTTAAATTAGAGGATTTAAGTCCTAACGGCTTACCTAATAATTCTGATCTACCCATTGCGGGTGAACAGGATGCTTTAGCGGAGTATTTAGCGGAATTTCATCCCACTGCGGATCAAGCCTTTAGTCAAGCTGACACTCCTATTGAAGAGGATACTCGAATTCAAAACCTTAATTTCCGTGAAGACACGGTGTTACCTGTGGATAATACCCCAGCGCCCCTCGCCTTAATCCCTGCCGGTAGTGCTGGTGATGATGACCTTGATTCTGCTTTTGCTGATAATGGTTTCACTGGTGATCGTCAATTATTCTTTGCTGGTAGTGGTATGGATACTATTGATGTATCTCAAGCTGGTAGTGGTAGTCGTATTGATACTGGTAGCGGTGATGATACTTTGTTCGCTGGAACTAATAACCGTATTATCCTTGGTGCTGGTGATGATAAACTCTTCATTAGTACCAGTGGTGGCGGTAATCGTGTCACCGGCGCTATGGGTGCTGACCAATTCTGGTTATATACGGATGAGGGCGCCCTCCCCTCTAACCCTAATATTATCAGTGATTTCAACGCTAGTGAAGGAGATGTAATTGGTTTCCTCAATACTACTTTAAGTTTAGGTAGTAGCGATTTCAGCTATAACCAAGACGGTAGCGATGTGATTATCACCGCTTTCGGTCAAGATGTAGGTATCTTATTAAATACCACCATTGCTGATAGTAATTTCGTTTTTGCTTAATATCTTTTAAAACTCCCCTCTCCCACCGGAGAGCAGGGTGTTTTCAAAGTCAGGATCAAAATTGATTTGTTTTTGACAAGAAGA
This DNA window, taken from Cyanobacterium sp. T60_A2020_053, encodes the following:
- a CDS encoding choice-of-anchor I family protein; the encoded protein is MAISISPIGTYQTGVFGEGAGEIVVFDPATQRAFVVNAQAVSVDVLDLTDPTNPVKIGAIDGSNLGGVATSVAVKDGLVAIAIQANSKTDAGTVAFFNSNSDFSAPQTPLNTVVVGALPDMVTFTPDGTKVLTANEGEPNDNYDIDPEGSISIIDLSNGVASATVSTADFNAFDAQKDALMAQGVRIFGNNGNATVSQDLEPEYIAVSADSSTAYVSLQENNALAVVDIATSTVTGIAPLGFKDHNFVPDANIAFFDEASLPVIGTSTTLGETLLGGFSGLYFEGINPDNGNYKFITHPDIGPTETGNRDLNGDGTAERVRTYYLPDLQPSVVRFEYNPNSGDIQLGETILLTRQDGTPLTGLPNLASDDGGRIPIDENGNVLGFDPLGADLEGIVVAPDGTFWMADEYRPAIYHFEADGTLINRFVPQGLPDEVGTGVFPEEYNTRQANRGFEAIALQDGKLYGFVQSPFNNPDADTSKTTRILEFDPATSEVVGEYLYIQEDMGSGSDKISDAVATNKIGEFLVIERDSSLEDDSQKVVFRINLANATNLMELPADILGVNETFDSFTPEQLMAKGIMPVTKEVHVDLTANGYTFTDKPEGLALIDNTTIAVLNDNDFAEAGVPIGLGVFSLNNAFDASNRDDTINIRNWPVLGMFQPDTIATFEINGMNYIFTANEGDSRDYDGFSEEDRVKDLILDPVAFPNAQELQADDQLGRLNITTTLGDADNDGDYDKLYAYGARSFSIWDENATLVFDSGSEFEEIVAREIPEFFNSNNDDNSSFDARSDDKGPEPEALAVGEINGTPYAFIGLERVGGIMVYDVSEPTDAQFVQYINNRDFSVPEQLEDGSSNPAAGDLGPESINFVSAEDSPNGNPLLLVGNEVSGTTTVYEVEAPETFTLQLLHASDQEAGISALQQDAIGFSAVMNALEGRYENTLKLTSGDLFIAGPFFNASFDIYGRQGIADILVQNALGWDAAAVGNHEFDAGPGAFFNAIASNPSIQGVGIDPNTGYAGALFPYLSTNLDYSTDSSNLKNLVVESGQAPLPNSLTESVVIDVNGEQVGVIGAVVPYLPQIANIGGITMLTDPTSRDIEVNAQNLADNIQPFVDELMSQGINKIVLMTHLQEFEMEQALATKLTGVDIIMGGGSHRVMANDDDILREDETQVPPELLQPYPQVFQDADGNDVYLINTASNYRYLGQLIVEFDSEGQVIEIGDDSGTFATDIAGVDRLYDADITTFEQVKEVANPDLVAVVDNIGDFINGKDATTFGNSEVWLNGFRSSVRTEETNLGNLTADANLWYARQYGLEVDISVKNGGGIRDQIGVSFIDGGTNELIQLPPQANPAVGKEEGDISVLDLENSLRFDNKLSVADISAQGIKDLAEHFVARWAPGVTPGQFGQIGGFSFSFDPDNTAIEFTRDANGLATGVAVEGERIQNLVLNREDGTKEAIVVNGELVVDPNATYKMVILDFLEGGGDGYPVFYFSNIVKLEDLSPNGLPNNSDLPIAGEQDALAEYLAEFHPTADQAFSQADTPIEEDTRIQNLNFREDTVLPVDNTPAPLALIPAGSAGDDDLDSAFADNGFTGDRQLFFAGSGMDTIDVSQAGSGSRIDTGSGDDTLFAGTNNRIILGAGDDKLFISTSGGGNRVTGAMGADQFWLYTDEGALPSNPNIISDFNASEGDVIGFLNTTLSLGSSDFSYNQDGSDVIITAFGQDVGILLNTTIADSNFVFA